Genomic window (Capsicum annuum cultivar UCD-10X-F1 chromosome 10, UCD10Xv1.1, whole genome shotgun sequence):
ATTACTCAATTGTTGGTCTGGGTATGAAATATGAAATCAAAAGATGACAAGTTGAGACTTTATTTATCGCCACGTTATGTTAGAACAAAATGCCTGTAAAGTGAGTAGCTGTTATATGGCTTCTAGCTCTTGGCCCTTTTTTGTTTAGTGTTGCAGTGCCCCAGATAGGAGTACGTTTTAGCACAAAATTTCCTTGGTTAAGCACTTCATATGTGGTtacattaatttttgaaaagaagcTGAAAAAGTCATCTCTTGCAATTAGTAGGCTCTGCAAACCTGTGATAACTTTCCCTAAAGTTTAATCTATCCTCTGTTCATCATGATTGGTGTATACTGAAGTGCTTCCTTAACTCGTTCTCGGTGATGTTAAACCCCTTGCAGCATACATTATTTCAGCTAGTAGCCTAGTATCATGTGGCTTTTGCTTATAAGCATTTGATGGAATATTAATGAGAACTTGATGCTATAGTTGGGTTATTTCTGAAATGGGTTTTGGCATAAACAGAGATCAAGAACACTTGTACGTGGATGTAATTTAGATATTTCCTGGTGCGCTCACATTTTATTGAGTTCTGATAACAGGAATTCTACGTTCAATGAGTTATGGAACAGATCAGTTTGTTAGTTATTTTCATAATGACTTCTTTCCATAAGTTCTCGTCTTTGGATGATTGAATTGTATCCTTTTGCAGATCAAGAGGCTCCACAAGTTGATGGAGATACATGGCACGATCTTGCATTGGAAAATCAACGACGTTAATGATCAATCTCGTGTGTTTGATTTGCAACCATTATCGTCATATATATTTGTTGGTCATATACTTGATTAGCATTGATCGTTGTACGAAAACTAATTTTAACTGTTCTTTCTAAGATATGTTGGTCAGTGGTCTGTTAGTCTAGTGGTATAAGTGCAACAACGCGTGATATGTGGGTTAGCACACATTATTGAGTTCGAACCTTATGACATACAAAAACTCGGTATTTAAGAGAAGGTTTGAGGGTCGGACACCTTGGCGCCATTGATCCTAGTTATCTTGGCAATCTATGCTCTCTAATGGAATAGATCCATGGAATGCTAGCTTGTTAGTGGATGTTAAAGGTCGTTCCTACTCCTAGTTTGTATCAAATtgaatgtcttgtttaaattAGTATTTCTACTTTATATTTGAGCAATGTTTCTAcaatatgaaaattataattttgatttaaatCTCTGATGTATAAGAACTGCGGGTTGCTTGGTATGTGATGtagaaaaatttatatcatgGATTGGGATATCCAATGAACTTATTCCAATcagtaaaaatggtgaaataaaTAAACGCAGAATTAATCAATAATtctaactaaatataagataagataattttgcattttatttaaGGATTATTGCTCCTTATACTTTTTACCAAATGACCCCAAGAAGATTTAAAAGATGCATTCTGTCATGTGGCAAGTTGATCAATTTTTTGTTGAGATACATTGCTTCATCCATTTCAACCACTTCTGCCCAAAACCCATCATTTCTAATGCTTTCAGAAAGTATCTCCAGTTAACATGGTCAAATGCTTTCTCTATGTCCCGCTTGCAAAGAAGGCTTGGTTTCTTCTGCTCAACTCTGGAATCAACAGCTTCGTTGGCAACCAGGACTGCATCCATGATTTGTCTCCCTTTAATGAATGACATTTGTTGAGAATCTACCAACTTGCTAATCACCCTTTTCAGTCTTTCAGTTAGTACTTTAGAAAGCAACTTGTAAATACTACCAATTAGACTTATAGGTCCAAAATCTCTCAACTCTTTGGCACCTTTTTTTTAGGAATAAGTGCAATAAAAGTTGCGTTAAAACTTTTCTCAAACACTTCCTGATCATGGAAGTTTTGAAAAGTGTCCAGAATATCCTGCTTCACCACCTCCCAGCACTTGATAAAGAAACCCATAGTGAAACCATCTGGCCCAGGTGCTTTATCAGATGCACACAACTTGAGGCACCTCAAAACTTCAGTTTCATCAAAGTTGCTTTGGAGAGCCACCCTATCCTCCTCTATTAGCACTGGGAACTGAGTATTTTGATAGATAGGTCTCCACTGGATGAATTCTGTGTACAAATTTTTGTAATAGTCCACAATTTCTCCTTCAATTCGACTTGGTTCTTTGGTAAGTTCTCCCTGTATCACCAATTGGTCAATATTGTTGTATCTTTTATGAGCATTAGCCATTTTGTGAAAGAATTTAGTATTCTTATCATCTTCCTTCAACCAGAGAACACTGGACTTTTGTCTCCATGAAATCTCCTCTTTCTTAAGCAACTCCTCATATTTTAGAAGTAATTCAGACTTTTTAGCCGTCTCCTCATCCGTGAGTACTCTATCTTCCCTCTTAGTATCCAATTCTGTCATTTGTTCAAGTAATTTCTTCCTTTGTATGCCCAAGTTCCCGGACTCCCCATTCCTCCATTCGAGTTTGGATTTCAAAGTTTTAAGCTTGCAAACTAAGACATAGTCAGGAAAATGAAAGAGGACCACTAGTTTTTGACTCTATCAATGAAGCCTTCTGTCTCCAACCatcaattttcaaatttaaaatagttcTTGTTCCTTTCCCAAGGCCCTCCAAGTAGTGCTATAGGAATGTGGTCAGAACTCAATCTTTGAAGTGGGAGTTGTTTCATGTTTTGGAAACTATCATCCTATTCTTTGGAAACTAGGAACCTATCAATCCTGGCAGCCGTTTCATGTTGGTCTCCTTTGAACCAAGTATACTTAGCATCCTCTAGTTGCAAGTCAACTAGCTTCATATCTTCGATAAAGTCTGAAAACTCACTTATGCCCCTTGTTCTGTTTGTACCATTCTTCTTCTCGAAAATATATCTAGTGACATCAAAATCCCCACAAATGGCCCAAGGCCCTTCCATCAGTCCCCTCACAGAGCTCAATTCATCCCAAActgttcttttttctttgtaacaATTGGGAGCATATACACACTTGAAAGTTTGAAGTTGTGATTCAAACTTACAAGTGATCGAGTACATTTTGATCTCTAGAACCTCTCCCTTCCAAACCCTCTCATCCCACATCAATAATATACCTCTCCCCCCCTTGTTCCACCTGCTTTAAGATATACATGTCTAACCCATCTCCTTCCCCAAATTTGTTTAGCCATTTTTGAAACATTCCCTTCAAATTTTGTCTCTTGAAGACAAATAATGTCTACCTTCCACCCCCACACCATACTGTTCACTAGCCTCCTCTTCTCTCTATTATTCAGCCCCCTAACATTCCAAGACACTAGCTTGAACTTCATTAAGAACTAGAGCTTGTATATTCCCCCTTCTTCCTATTCCTTGTGCTTTTGaatttaacatcaaaagataCTAGACTTTTCAATTCTTGTATACCCGTTATCCTTGTCTTTTTGACTTCAACATCGTGGTCCAGTCTTCTTGCTTGCCTGCAGCTGTCTATCTGCATTAAGAGTTCTGTGGCCTCCTCTTCGAGTCATTGGAAATCAATCCCAAATATTTTCCCCAGTTTTATCAAGTTTTGTTGCACCCAGACTGATGTTTCTTTTTCTCTCCCTAGTAAAATTTGTTGTTGCTATATCATTATTGGTTCCGCTTCCTCTACCTCCCAGTTGACAATTTCAGTGTTGTCATTCTGgcaagttatttcataattttcagtTTCTGCACCTCTACTGTTGCAATTCCTTAACACCTGCGGATCTTCTTCCTTATCCGATGTTAGTGAGGCACGCCTATTTGCAACCTCAGTTGTCGTCATCACCATCTTCGCGAAAGATTTCCTTTGTTCTGCTACTGGAGAGAAGTCATGCAGAGATAGTTGTGTTGTTATGTCTTCAGCAAAGCTAAAGGCACTGTGGGCTTCTGTCAGACTCTGTTTCTCTATTTGTAGATTGTTGAAAATAACTTATGCGGCTAAATCTGGGCCTTTAAATGAGTTTTGTGGCATTTTCAGACTGGGCTTATCTGAACAGGCCATTACAGAGGTCTCATTTAAATGTAACATGTGCCTAACATGTGATCTTGCTGACACACTTTCTCCAGTTGTACCCATGTGCTGTCTTCTAATAGAATCCCTGATATGAAGGGATTTTTGTACTTCTCCACAGAGGCTCTCCTCTTTTACCCCTTGTACAAAGGCATTATCTGAATAAAGTGCTTCATCTCCTCCGACTGTTTTTTCCTGCAGGATTTCAAGCCGTGGTTGACATTCTACCCAAAGTGGAATGTGGTACATGACGCCGTTTCGGGATATCGCCACCTCCCTTAGGATGCTGCTACCATCATTTGGAACTAAAATTCTGGCCCATTTCATATGAAACTTAAGCTCTGTTTCTTCCTCTGTAGTAACCCATTCCCCGCAGACTTCGCCTATTTCCTTAAAAATATTCTTGGACCAAAGATGCATGGGAATACCCACGGCTCTAATCCAGGTTTTCTTCACAGTTGCTGCTCTTGGGATGCACCCAATTGTTGGCTGCCACCATTCGAGATGAAATCTGTAATTTTTCCATCTCCATTGACCTTGAATGGTCTGCTCCGCCATGTATCTATTTGGGAACTCGAAGAGGAACATCTCACTGTACAACTCATAGATGTTTACTCTGAAAACTTTCTTCCATGTTGTTGTGGACCATCTTCTGATATCACCTAAAGTTGGCCGTTCCTTTGATTCCTCACTGCAATACCCAACTAGACATCGCCTTAATAGTTCATCCTCCTGGGCATCCGTTTTTTCTAGTACTTCTGGAGTTCCTCTCTTGCTATTGATCTCAGCTGTGTGGATGTTCCTAGTTTGCCATTTACTCTCTTGTATAACACTTGCGTAGGGATAATCAGCTTCGGTATTCCTTGAGCTTGGTGTTATCTGCTTCTTCCTCTGGGATTTAATGAACCTATCGATCTTTGAAGCAATGTCCAACCACCCAGCATTTACTGCTATTTCTGGAATGATTAGACCGGTTCTCCCCCCTCTATTTAATGTTATAATGCTAATAAATCTCCCATATTCATTATACTTTCTTGTACAGAAGTGCTCTGCATCAGTTTCTGCCAGCTTCTATCTCCtgatttccttctttttttcctttgatGCTTCTTTCAGGCAGACACATATCCACTCCATCACCTTTCTGCTCACTGATGATCTGCACATCATCTTCCTACTCCTTTCCACCCACTCGTACCACTCAGCCTTTTCAGTCTCCCATCTAGTGATATCAAAGGATTTAAACCCTTCATTGAAGTAGATTCTGTTTTCCTCCATCCTTTAGCTTAAGGATTCTAAGGTGTTTATCAAGAATCACAGTGGCTGATTATTGGTAGCTTGAAAGAAGGTCCAATTCCGGTGAAAGCTACTGGCAAGTGAGATTTTCGCTTCGGAAAGGGGAAGCTGTGTAGTCCTAGTAAAGGAAATTAGAGGTGTTGACGCTGTATAATTCAAAAAAACTGACTGAAAACTGATGGAGAAGTGTCACGCGCCGGCACGTGAGGCGCGTGACGTTGGTGAGTGAGAGATCTGGTGGCGCGTAAGTGCGCGTGGGGCTGATTTCGCGAATGTGTTTTCTAGGGTTTGGTCACAGGAGGGTGATGGTGGCTATGGAGGAATAGGattgagagaaagagaaagaaggtgAGGTGTTCCACTGATCAGAAGGACCACCGGGGAAGTTTTTGGGTTGAAAAggggttattttttaaaattacattgGGATTAGTGCCTGGGAGAATATTGTGTAAGAGAGAGAAACTATGCTCCATATCAACAATCATTACGCACAATACGtctcttcttaattttttatttgatcatCTCATTTTACATTATTATGAGACAGAGAAGTGTTCAAAAACTATTATGTGCTACTCTTTTCACATTTTACGCTCATGAGTGTACGAATGGGAGGCACTTTTAATGGCttctacaacaaaaacacaacaaccAATGAGTTATTGCCCTTACTAGActtttttatataagataaattATTGATTAATGGCGTGGACGTCCCCGTATAAAAGCTATATTCCAAAAACTAGCGATCCTAGAACTTTCGTAACCTTATCACACAAATTACGAATTCttataaaaaaggaaagaagaatcaaCCTGAATTACCACATACTCAGCTGCTTAAGCTAAAAATAGCTTGTggatatattatatatgaataatCCATGTACGctgcaaatacaacaacaaacccagtgtattcccacataatgaggtctggggaaggtaagatgtacgcagcaaggctatttccgatagacccccggctcaagacaaggaagaCAAAACATAAAGACACCATAGATTATACAACCagaaaacacaaaaacaaaaacaccAAAGCAAACAAGCTTCCAAAATTTTGGAGATCCTTAAATTTGCTTTTAGGTTTAGTATTTTGTAGACTGCAACACTACCGTAATACAGATGAAGATTACCCCTGAACCTCAAAAGCAGACCAGCAGTACCTGGCTAGGTAAAGCACCATTCAGAAATTTGGCTACAGTTGCTATGGACTTGTGGCCCGCTGATGCTGGAACCTTGTCAGCATCATTTCCCTCCACAATTTCATGGCGAACAGCATCAAAATCGTAGAACCGTTTGTCCAGAAGGTGACCAAACACGCCCCATTCAAAACTCTCACTACCAATCCCATCATCACAACACTTCTCAAGCTGAAGAACTAACGGTCTACGCGTACAAATATCACAACCACGCGGTAGAAAATCACGACCAACTAAAGCTTCAAGTACACTCGACTTACCGCTACTCTGACTACCAATCATCGCCACTTGCGGTAGTCGGAGACCGGTAAGACGATTATCGATGTCGCCGAGTGGTGAGAAAATGTCTTGATAATTTATGCATATAACCATGTATAATTAGTGAATAATTTATGCATACCGGCTAGAAAAAGTAAATGTGAATCTGGCCAGCTATTCGTGTAAAGATCCCAAAAAGATGCAAGCTTTACATAGATTTTGTGCCATAAAATCTCCCTGTTgtctttaattattataatccTTAACTATCTCCACTAACGAAATCAAACGAATTCATATAGGCTAAGGTTTTCTTTTACAACAATCCAGTGTAATCCCACTAGTGAGGTCTGCGGAGGGTGGGTGTaagcagaccttacccctacctttgtggGGTAGAGGAGTTGTCTCCAATAGACTCTCGgaaaaagaagaaggatcttTGAGATCTGCATTCATTTTTCCAAAACTTTAACTTTAAAACAGGGTTTTcagttatcaatttttaattaattacaaagTCAGCCCAAGAAGTCACAATGGGTTGCAGGGCTTCAAAATTACATCGAGTATATATGCAAGCACAAACCCCAAAAACTGCAATAAAGCAACTCCACCAAAAGCTCAAAACCTTGGGTAATAATTTGATCATGTCTAAAGTTTTATTAGGTCTCCAGAACCTAATAGGATGTCTCAGATACTCCCAAAATTTGATAATGATTCATTCAACCAGGAGAACTGCAAACTATAGCAAGAAAAAAACTAATTCCAACAAACCAATCCAGGGATCAAGTCCTCTGCGAACCAGGAAGACGCATCATAAACTGTTTAAGCAGTTAAGAGAGTGAATTAATCTACTTATGTAACAATAAGAAGTGCTTCAAATAATATCCAGATCAACTTACTTCTCCACATTGTTGCTTCGAGCCCCCGTCCCCATCCCCGCGTCCCAACTCCTAGACCAAAAGAAAACTCTAACCAGCCTCTTTTCAATGTTTTGCACTCCTCTATTTGTCTTGCATTATCAGCAACAGAAGAAGAGGCGTAGATGAAAAAGAGGGGAGATCAGACGTAGGAAGATTGAAGAACATCAAGAGGCATGGCACTTTAATAAGTTTGAAGAAGCTTACCTGCTGCCGCCACTCTATCATTGTCAGATTGAGGTCGACCCACCTTAAACAGTTAAATTCACCAAATCAGcaaggatttttttaaaaaattaataacaaaatgAAGCAAGTAATAGCAATagcttttctttttcataattgaTAAGTACAAGTTGCATATGTCAAGTTTCGAGAAAAGTGGGAGCATATACACTCAAAACAGCTCTCTTGCATTTTATTAAAATGTGGAATGAAGGAACCAAAGAGTTCACATCACTAACAGAAACAGACACCAACTTTGCAAGTAATTTGGAACTATTTTCCAATATTGACTgatatgttgattctagtgttcaTGCCCAACATGCACCATGCACAAAAGAGAGCGGAAATCTCCAAAAAGGCATAGGAAATAAATGGGTAGCATTCTGACAAATAAGTTTGCTAAAACCAGTTTTGGGTGGTTTATGGACCTACTATGTAAGAGAGCAAACACAAGCAACCAAGAAACATAGAGCAATTAACCATGAGTTATTCTTGATCACTTCAAAACATAAGTTCTTGTGTCACTTGAGAGTGGAGTAACATAGAAAGACCGTTGCATCACACAGCTTGACACAAAATATAGATTAGGGAGAAAATTCTACAGCCTTAAAAACAACTTCAGTTCGAAAAGAATCTAATCACTAACGTGACCTTGTAAAGATACCGAAATCAAGAAGGCTTCACTTCATCCCTGATCCAATTAGACTCACGACTTGATCTTATAGTTCAATGATTCCCAGATGAATCTAACAAAACAAAATCGAATCCCACACTGGATATGATGAGTTAAACGGGTCATGCACTTTCATTTCTTCCCCAACCTATACATGTCACATCCACTCCAACTTCCAAAAACATAGTAGTTACTTGCTATTGTTTTCTATTCTTTTTGGCCATGTTTTTTTGGGTCTCCAACTCTTTAACGGGTTGGAATACACCTCTGTTTCTGTTCTGCCACTCCCTCTGAATAGATGTTCTACCATGTTTCCGTTCAGAAACTCGAAGAGAAACATATTGTTGGCCATCTCATAAATATTGACCCCAAATACTGCTTTCCATGTGACCACACTCCATCTCCTGATATCTGACAGAGAGGGGATCTCAACTTCTCCCTCACCAAAAAAGCCAACAATACAGCTCTTGAAAAGCCCATGTCTTTTACCCCTGGGGACTCTGTGATGAGAATATCTCCTGCACTGGAAGTTACTGTCGATTAACGTAGCATATTAGAATGCAAAGTTACTCTCACATGATTCTCTGGCATGAGAATAATCTTCTTTAAATAATCTGGGAGGTTCTGCAATCATCAGGTGACTGGGGCATTGAATGAACCTTTCTACCTTAAATGCTACCTCATTCCACCCTGCATTCAAGGCTAGTTCTGGAATTATAATGACTGATTTTCCATTCCATGAAGCGAGAGAATGTTGATGTATCTGCCATACTCAGTTGGTTTCCTTGTGCAGAAAAAATCTGCCCACCTTCTGATCGTATTCTTCCCATCGTTGGAGGCTTCCTTAAGAATATTGCAGATCCATCTCAGATCTTCATACTCATAGACCATAGTTGATCTGCTCATCATGCCACGGCTTCTCCCCACCCACTCATACCATATGTCTGTACCCACTGTCATCTGGTGATGTCGAAAGATTTGAAGCCTGCATTGAAGTAAATCCTATTTTCCGCCAATGTAAGAAGTAACAAGCTGCACTGGCTGGTTAGAACGAAAGAAAGGGTCGAAACTACCACAGGATGTCGTAGCTTGGGGTCGAAAAAAGATGTTTCCGGCTGAAAACCACCACAAAAAGATGATCCCTCTCCTAGGAAGTAGGAGAGAGGAGGGTCTTGGAAGATGTGCCTGAGAGAATGTGCCCACCTCGAATCTCCAGAATGACACTGATTACTTGCGTTAAAAATTCTGAGAGTTCTCCTTACCATCCTATTTACAAAGACCAAGAAACACACTAATTTGCCTGCTAAACAACTCCATACATTCACAATGTAATACGACTTTACATAGAATTAACCAGACTCGTTTACCAAAAATAgaataaacaaaacaaatcttGATCCTTTCCAAAGTTCTTTACAACTTTTCAATAGTACAATCTATCCACTAACTGAAAATTTCAGGAAAAAAGCAAACGGAGAAGGAAAAAATCTATATAGATTatacaaccaacaacaacaacaacaacaaacccagtgtattcccacatagtgaggtctggggagggtaagatgtacacagtccataccactactccCGGGGAAGTAGCAacgctgtttccgatagacccccggctcaagataaggaatagtaatcaAAGTCATACCAAAAAACCTGGAACAAGACAAAACATAGAGACGCCATAGATTATACAACCAGAAAACACAAAAACAAAGACACCAAAGCAAACAAGCTTCCAAAATTTTGGAGATCCTTAAATTTGCTTTTAGGTTTAGTATTTTGTAGACTGCAACACTACCGTAATACAGATGAAGATTACCCCTGAACCTCAAAAGCAGACCAGCAGTACCTGGCTAGGTAAAGCACCATTCAGAAATTTGGCTACAGTTGCTATGGACTTGTGGCCCGCTGATGCTGGAACCTTGTCAGCATCATTTCCCTCCTAAATTATCACAAGCCACATGCAGCAATTAACATTAGAACCTAATGACATCCCTGGGTTGTGAAAAGCAACTGGATCAGTGACATAGTTCTGTATTTTATTTGTGAAAcaaggagaaaagaaaagaaccTTACTACTGAATTAACAGCATACAAAGTGCTCCAGAGTCGATGGCTACATAAAAACTGCAAGTTTCCTCACTATTGAGAATCCTAAGGATTAATCTACACAACATTCGACTTGACTACTACTCAGGTACAATGTATATACACATAATATAACACTCAAGTTGGACCATATGTATCGATTTCGAGCATCCAATACACATATCATTGGACCTCAGGATGTTTTAGCTTAGTCAACTGATTGAAGCACCTAGCTGAGATAGTCTGGGCTTGTATTTTCTcataaataaagtcacaataatCTCAAAACATTTGGTCCACTCATGCAACACCAACTCCAACGGAATATTTATCGCAACTTGATTGTCAAATCAATTTCCTCAGTACAAACCTTTCTGAATTTTAACTCCAACACAACTAATTCAACCACATAATCTCACTTGTATCCAAAGGCATAGCTCTATTTCAAGTTTTGCACTTGATCTGCCAAATGGAAATTATATGTTCCTTTGTATTTCTTTCAAGAGATCATGTTTCCACCAATATACATGATCCATAGGGGAACCATCACATATAGATCTATTCAGTATGTAACCAGATAACTTTTGGCTTCAACATTTTCTAATTTTTGGAATAGAAGTCCCTAATTACAAATATTGTTTATCTATGAAAAGAATAGACCACTGGTCCTAATGACAGTTACAGGGATGAAGTAAAAATTAAGTACACAGTGACAGCAACAATAATATTCAGACGTGCGATGTTAAGATCATATATCCTAGAAGTAGCTTAATGCTAGGATGCATAAGTGAGTATTTGGTCGACAATGAGCATGTCAACTTTATTCAAGATATGTATAGTGTATTTCCTTTGTGAGAGGCCACATCTGGGCTGGACTGAGTGATGTATATGCCCAAAAAGTCGTCTCGCTTTGTAAGTCTGGAACTGAGTAAAGAGGGGTCATTTTAAACCTCAATCTTTTTTTTGACAAGGTACATAATCATTTGGGGGGAACCTGTATACATATATCAAAAGGAGAGAACATACACCAAAATATGGTTCCAATCCTCTATACAAATTGGGAACTCACAAGTACACCAAAAGTAAACTAGGTACAAAACACTACTCTCTGCCAAACCAAGTTCTACTCCTTCAAAAGCCCAGCTATTCCTCTCTTTCCAAATGACCCACATGATTGCTAAGGGGGCAACACTCCATACTCTCAGGCTTTCCTTCCCCCTTTTATGATTCCAACTCTGCAAAGTCTCCTTAACTGTACTCAGCATGACCCATTGCAACGTAAGCAAATTTAAGGCCTCCCTCCATAACTGACTAGCCACCTtacaaagtagaagaagatgaTCTACACTTTCGCCGCCACTTTTACACATGAAACACCAACTGAGGTGGATGGTTTTCTTTCTCAGATTCTCCGCTGTTAAATTACACCCTTAGCCGCCAACCACACAAAGAAACAAACCTTCCTTTGTGCTCTAAGGATCCAAATGGAGTCATAAGGAAAGGTATCTTCCTCTCTCACTAGTAACCACTTATAAAAAGAGCTAACAGAGAATAAACCGTCACCACTCTCCTGCCACCTCCATGCATCCAACAAGTTGTTTGGTGTGTCTAGATCATAGAAAAGCTCAACCAAATCGTGAAATTCTTCCATCTCCCAGTCATGAAGGTCCCTTCAGAATCTTAAGTCCTGGTGAATAGCACCCTTATGAGACATACAAATTTGTTGGATTGTCAACCCTCTCTAGCAAGAAACACGGTATAAACTAGGAAAAGCTTCCATCAACTCGATCTCCCGACACCACTTATGTGTCCATAAACTGATCCTACTTTCATCCCCAACCTTAAAGGAGATATGTCGATAGAAACCTTCCCACCCCTTCATGATACCCCTCCACAAACCACACCCAAACAGAGTTACAATGTTTATAGTCCTCCACCCACCATCCATTATGTCATATTTATCCGCTACCACCCCCTCCAAAAAGCATTTTCATCCCTCCCAAATCTCCAAATCCACTTTCCTAACAAAGCTTTGTTATTTACCTGGACATATTTCACTCCAAGCCCTCCCTATTCCTTTGGAGATGAGACGACTCTCCAATTCACAAGATGAAATTTCTTAGTGCCTTCGGCTGAGTCCCATGAGAAGTTATGTTGAAGTCTTTCCAACATTTCAATTGCCTTGCTAGGGGTCTGCACAAGTGACATAAAGTATGTAGGCATACTAGGAGGAGTGCTCTTGATCAAAACTTCGTTTTCCCTTTTACCTCTTTTGCCATCCAGCTAGCCACTTCTCAGCTCTCTCAACCACCGAACCACCGGATTCCACACCGTGAGATCTTTGCTAGACGCTTTCAAAGGTAGTCCCAGATACGTAGTAGGTAGATTACCCACCTTGCAATTCAACACTTGCGCCTTCACATTTACTAAGGCTAATCATTAAGCCTGACACAACCTGAAACCATATAAGGATCTGTCTCAAAACATTCAATTGGGCCACACTCGCATCATATAAGACCAAAGTATCATCTGTGAACAGCAAATGCGTAACTGTCAAGTTACACTGCCCTCTAAATACAGCATCAAATCCCTTCAAAAGACCTCCACTGACTACTCTGTCCATTATCTTGCTCAAAGCTTCCAATACCAAAATGAATAGCATAGGAGATAAAGTATCTCCTTGTCTCAAGCCTCTCGAGCTCCCAAAGAAGCCACAAGGACTTCCATTTACCAATACAGACAATGAAGGTATTATAACAATCCCGAGATAACTTATCTCCCAACCAAATGAGCCCTAAGAGAGTTTTGTACCGCATAAGATGGAATACCTCACGACTAAGCTTGAAATAAAACAAACATTGTATTTAAACTAATAACACAAGACAATACAATgggtaacaaccatccaaacaagctaGAATTCACCCTT
Coding sequences:
- the LOC107843325 gene encoding phragmoplastin DRP1C isoform X2 — translated: MRKKSNSNSNGDIPLIGSSVIPLINKLQDIFSPLGDIDNRLTGLRLPQVAVIGSQSSGKSSVLEALVGRDFLPRGCDICTRRPLVLQLEKCCDDGIGSESFEWGEFGHLPDKRFYDFDAVRREILVGRPQSDNDRVAAADIFSPLGDIDNRLTGLRLPQVAMIGSQSSGKSSVLEALVGRDFLPRGCDICTRRPLVLQLEKCCDDGIGSESFEWGVFGHLLDKRFYDFDAVRHEIVEGNDADKVPASAGHKSIATVAKFLNGALPSQVLLVCF
- the LOC107843325 gene encoding dynamin-related protein 3B isoform X1, with amino-acid sequence MRKKSNSNSNGDIPLIGSSVIPLINKLQDIFSPLGDIDNRLTGLRLPQVAVIGSQSSGKSSVLEALVGRDFLPRGCDICTRRPLVLQLEKCCDDGIGSESFEWGEFGHLPDKRFYDFDAVRREILEGNDADKVPASAGHKSIATVAKFLNGALPSQVGRPQSDNDRVAAADIFSPLGDIDNRLTGLRLPQVAMIGSQSSGKSSVLEALVGRDFLPRGCDICTRRPLVLQLEKCCDDGIGSESFEWGVFGHLLDKRFYDFDAVRHEIVEGNDADKVPASAGHKSIATVAKFLNGALPSQVLLVCF